The Herbiconiux sp. A18JL235 region TCGCGCCGAGCATCGCCCTGCGTGAGCGCGAGGGCACGGCGCCGTTCGACGAGGTGGCGCGCCTGCGCGCCACCGGCATCCTCCCCGCCCTCGTGCCACGGGAGCTCGGGGGCGGCGGGCTCGACTGGGTCACCGTGTTCCGGGCGCTCCGCCCCGTCATCCGGGTCGACGGCGGGCTCGGGCACGTGTTCGCCTACCACTTCGTGAACTCATGGCGGCTGCAGCTCAACGAGAACCAGGGTGTCATCGAGGCGCTGCAGCGACAGCTCGCCGCCGAGCACCTGTTCTGGGGCGGCGCCGGCAACCCGCGCGACGCCGGCCTGCAGCTCACGCCGGCGCCCGGCGGCTTCACCGTCGCCGGGCGCAAGTTCTTCGCCACAGGGGCTCAGGTCTCCGATCGGGTGACAGCCAGCGGCACCCGGGTCGACACCGGCGAGAAGCTCGCCATCATCATCGACTCCACGCAGCCCGGGGTCGTGCACCACGACGACTGGAGCAACATCGGGCAGCGTCTGTCGGCATCGGGATCGGTGTCGTTCGAGGGCGCCTTCGTGCCCGACGCCCACGTGCTCGGCTTCGGCGAGCAGGCGGGGCCGCGGTACAAGCCGTTCGCGTCACTGTCGATCCTGCTGTTCCAGCTGGCCATGAACCACCTCCACGTCGGCATCGCCGAAGGGGCGCTCGCCACCGCAGCGGAGTACGTGCGCACCACCACGAGGCCCTGGTCGACCAGCGGTGTCGAGCGTGCTGTCGACGACCCCTACATCCGTGAGCTCCTCGGCGAGCTCACCGCAGCCACCCGGGCCGCCGACGCCCTCACCTGGCGCGGCACCGAGCTGCTCGCCGCGGCCGCCGAGCAGCGGTGGGAACTCGGCGACGCTGAGCGCGGCGAGGTCGCCGTCGAGATCGCGGCGGGCAAGGTCGTCACCACGAAGACCGTGCTCGACGTCACCTCGCGCCTGTTCGAGCTCACCGGGGCCCGCGCCACCGGGGAGTCGTACGGCTTCGACCGCTTCTGGCGCAACGCCCGCACCATCACCCTCCACGACCCCGTCGCCTACAAGGCGCAGGAGGTCGGCGACCACGCCCTCACCGGCGCCTACCCCACCCCCAGCGGCTACAGCTGATCGGCACCCGGCGGCCTCGCCACTCCCCGACCGGCCACCCGCCACCCGCCCGACGTTCTTGCGGACAAAGTCCGTGATAACCGAGTTCTTCACGGACTTTGTCCGTAAGAACGTGGTGGGGGCCATAGGTGAGGTCACGCAGGCGCGGGGTGGGAGGATGGGAGCATGGCTACTCCGGCGGAGCTGAGACGGTGGCGGCAGTACCTCGCCGACGAGCGGGCGGAGGCCAAGGTGTACCGCGAGCTCGCGCAGCGGCGCACGGGGGCGGAGCGTGAGATCCTCGAGGGGCTCGCCGAGGCCGAGGTGCGCCACCAGAACCACTGGATCGAGCTGCTCGGCGACGACGTCGGCAAGCCCCGCAAGGCCGACCTGCGCTCCCGCGCCCTGGGCGTGCTCGCCAAGCGCTTCGGATCGGTGTTCGTGCTCGCCCTCATGCAACGCGCCGAGGCCCGCTCCCCCTACGAGGGCGACGCCGACGCGACGCCTGCCATGGCCGCCGACGAGCGCATCCACGGCGAGGTCGTGCGCAGCCTCGCCGCCCGCGGTCGCAGCAGGCTCTCGGGCACCTTCCGCGCCGCCGTCTTCGGCGCCAACGACGGGCTCGTGTCGAACCTGGCTCTCGTGCTCGGCATGAGCGCCACCGGGGTCTCGCAGTCGGTGGTGCTCGCCAGCGGCATCGCGGGCCTGCTCGCCGGCGCCCTCTCGATGGGTGCGGGCGAGTTCGTGTCGGTGCGCTCGCAGCGCGAGCTGCTCGCCGCCTCGACCCCCGACCCCGACGCCCACACCGCGGTGCCCCGCCTCGACGTCGATGCCAACGAGCTCGCCCTCGTCTACCGGGCGCGCGGCATGAGCGAGGCCGACGCCGAGGCCAAGGCCGCCGACGTGTTCGGCGGTCTCACCACCACGACCTCGGCCATCCGCATCCAACGGGTGGGCGATGCGGGCATCACGGCACCCGAGATCGAGTCGACGGATGCGCGCGGCACCGACACCGACGAGCACGAGGAGATCGGCACGGCCTGGCAGGCCGCTATCTCGTCGTTCTGCTTCTTCGCGTCAGGCGCGATCATCCCGGTGCTGCCCTATATCTTCGGCCTCAGCGGACTGGTCGCCGTCGCGATCGCCGCTGCCCTCGTGGGCATAGCACTGCTCGCGACCGGGGCCGTGGTCGGGCTGCTCTCCGGCGGCCCGCCGCTGCGCCGCGCCCTCCGTCAGCTCGCCATCGGCTTCGGCGCCGCCGCCGTCACGTACGTGCTCGGGCTCGCCTTCGGCGCGACGCTCGGCTGACGCCGGGGCCCGTCAGGCCGAGACGGAGGCCAGTTCGTCGTAGGTGGCGAACTTCGCCGCGACGTCGCTGCCGGTGAAGTGACCGACCCAGCCGTCGTCGTCGTGGAAGAAGCGCACCGAGACGTAGTCGGGGGTGGTGCCCATGTCGAACCAGTGCGTGGTGTCCTTCGGCACGGAGAGCAGGTCGCCGGCCTCGCAGAACACGGCGTGCACCTTGCCGTCGGCGTGCAGGTAGAACACCCCCGAGCCGCGGGCGAAGAAGCGGTCTTCGTCGTCGTCGTGGCGGTGCTCGTTGAGGAACTTGCTGCGCGCCACCTCGGCCTGCTCGCGGTACTCGTCGGTGTCGGCGCGAGTGAGGGTGACCACGTCGACGAGCGTGTAGCCGTGCTCGGCGTTCACCGCGTCGATCTCGTCGCGGTACTTCGCGAGCACTTCCTCCTGCGTGGCCTCGGGCGTCAGCTCCTTGAGCTCCCACCGGCTGAAGCGGGCGTTCAGCCCGGCGAGCACGTCGCGGATCGTGTCGAAGTCACGGGTCTGGAGCACGGGAGTCGAGGGGTCGTTGTCGTTCCACACGGTCAGCAGGGTCATGCATCCATGCTAGACCTCGGCTCCTGCACAGCTCCCCCGAGGGCCTCGGAAAGTAACAGAGGGAAACACGATTCGTTCCACGCCACGCAGAGCCGCTTGAATCTCCAGTGCAGTCACAGCTCTGTCGGTTCGCCGACCCCCGCACGATCCCGAATCACATCGATCACCGAGCACCGCGATCCCGAAGCACAAGGAGCCATCATGGCCATCACCCGAAAAAGCGTCGTCCTCACCGCGCTCGTCGCCGCGAGCGTGCTGGGGCTCACCGCCTGCTCGCAGTCGAGCAGCAGCACCGAGTCGGGCACCTCGACCGCCGCAGCCCCCACCGCCTCCGCGGCCCTCCCCGCCCCCTTCGACGGCGAGCCGCTCAAGGTCTCGCTGGTGCGCCAGAGCGGTGCCGGCGACTACTTCGAGGCCTGGGGCGCCGGCGCCGAGGCCCAGGCGGCGTTCGCCAACATCGACCTCCAGGTGACGGATGCGCGCAACGACAACGCGAAGCACGCCAGCGACCTCGAGCAGGCCATCGCGTCCAAGCCCGACGCCATCATCGTCGACCACGGCCAGACCGACACCCTGCAGCCGCTCATCACCGAGGCCGTGCAGGCCGGCATCCCGATCATCGTCTACGACCTCGCCCTCACCGACTCCGAGGGTGTCATCACCTCGAGCCAGTCCGACGAGTCGATGGCCTCCGGGGTGCTCGACCAGCTCGTCGCCGACGTCGGCAAGGGTGCGAAGGTCGGCTACGTCTCGGCCGAGGGCTTCGCCGCACTCGACCGCCGCGCCGCGGTGTGGAACGACTACGTCGCCGAGAATGACCTCGACGTCGTGTTCTCCACCGGCAAGGTGAGCGAGTCGACGGCGACCGACAACATCCCGCTCGTCGACGCCGCGCTCAAGCAGAACCCCGACGTG contains the following coding sequences:
- a CDS encoding acireductone dioxygenase yields the protein MTLLTVWNDNDPSTPVLQTRDFDTIRDVLAGLNARFSRWELKELTPEATQEEVLAKYRDEIDAVNAEHGYTLVDVVTLTRADTDEYREQAEVARSKFLNEHRHDDDEDRFFARGSGVFYLHADGKVHAVFCEAGDLLSVPKDTTHWFDMGTTPDYVSVRFFHDDDGWVGHFTGSDVAAKFATYDELASVSA
- a CDS encoding VIT1/CCC1 transporter family protein; amino-acid sequence: MATPAELRRWRQYLADERAEAKVYRELAQRRTGAEREILEGLAEAEVRHQNHWIELLGDDVGKPRKADLRSRALGVLAKRFGSVFVLALMQRAEARSPYEGDADATPAMAADERIHGEVVRSLAARGRSRLSGTFRAAVFGANDGLVSNLALVLGMSATGVSQSVVLASGIAGLLAGALSMGAGEFVSVRSQRELLAASTPDPDAHTAVPRLDVDANELALVYRARGMSEADAEAKAADVFGGLTTTTSAIRIQRVGDAGITAPEIESTDARGTDTDEHEEIGTAWQAAISSFCFFASGAIIPVLPYIFGLSGLVAVAIAAALVGIALLATGAVVGLLSGGPPLRRALRQLAIGFGAAAVTYVLGLAFGATLG
- a CDS encoding acyl-CoA dehydrogenase family protein; translated protein: MTGSVSRGASAPGVGEGDEVGEGIHVIDEPAAAIDALALLAEELAPSIALREREGTAPFDEVARLRATGILPALVPRELGGGGLDWVTVFRALRPVIRVDGGLGHVFAYHFVNSWRLQLNENQGVIEALQRQLAAEHLFWGGAGNPRDAGLQLTPAPGGFTVAGRKFFATGAQVSDRVTASGTRVDTGEKLAIIIDSTQPGVVHHDDWSNIGQRLSASGSVSFEGAFVPDAHVLGFGEQAGPRYKPFASLSILLFQLAMNHLHVGIAEGALATAAEYVRTTTRPWSTSGVERAVDDPYIRELLGELTAATRAADALTWRGTELLAAAAEQRWELGDAERGEVAVEIAAGKVVTTKTVLDVTSRLFELTGARATGESYGFDRFWRNARTITLHDPVAYKAQEVGDHALTGAYPTPSGYS
- a CDS encoding substrate-binding domain-containing protein, producing the protein MAITRKSVVLTALVAASVLGLTACSQSSSSTESGTSTAAAPTASAALPAPFDGEPLKVSLVRQSGAGDYFEAWGAGAEAQAAFANIDLQVTDARNDNAKHASDLEQAIASKPDAIIVDHGQTDTLQPLITEAVQAGIPIIVYDLALTDSEGVITSSQSDESMASGVLDQLVADVGKGAKVGYVSAEGFAALDRRAAVWNDYVAENDLDVVFSTGKVSESTATDNIPLVDAALKQNPDVQAIFAPYDEITKGTAQAVIQNNLQDKVKVYGIDISNADIEVMTADGSPWVATSATDPAAVGAGVVRALALSLAGELDETDVQFPAKTITQQFLADNQVTNVAQLRAAEPSLELSDTLVTDWLPAVSE